CAGTAGTGCAGTAATGACTAAGACACGAAACAAAATTACAAGAAAGTTTGCAAGAAGCTTAGCATATCGCTCGAGAAATATGTTAGGGATTTCATCAGGACCAGAAGAACTCTTAGTTTTCAAGTTAAGAAGCATAATAAATACCCCAGCATACGATACGAAACTCTTATCTAACAGTTTGGAGAATGTGCCATAACACGCACATACAGTTGCGCTAGAGAATACACTTTGAAAATAGTTGTTGAAGTGTTGAGCAATCTCACACTTATCTGTCACCGGCTTCCCGTCAACTGATAATTGAGTAACTGGTTTCTTGCTATTTTTTTGTTGTGTCATAACTTATCAGGCTCATTTTTTATGAATTTAGGAAGcgatattttgaaataaaaatctTTTGCTGTGCGAAGTGCACGAGTGAGTTCATCTTGCATCTGCCTTATTTTGTCATTCTGCACGtttctttttatatctctttatcCTGCGTTTTAGTTGAATAATTTTCCGATTCATCGAAGGCGTTTCCTTTTTAACCTTCTTTAGTTTATTAGGGACGAAATTATCCAGGCTATAGTGATACATATCTTTGAACTTGttccaaagtaattaagcattgTTGCCCTCGAAATCAATCAAATAGTTTTGCAAGTAATTGATAATGCTTGGGTCATTGGCATGAGAAAAGTCCTTAAAAGAACGTGCACAGACGTGCTTATACTTTTTAAGTGGCTGAAGCGGTAATGATATGCTTACAAGATGGTGATCATAGAGCCCTGGCTCCACTTCTACAGTGCAATCAGAAAAATCACGACTCATGAACGCCAGGTCTAACACAGAGCTAAGCGAAttctgtacacgagttggttcatggactacctgcaTTAAATTATACCTTAACATATTATCGAACATAATGCTAACGTGTTTATTACATGAGCTACTGCCAGCAACGCCTTGCCAATCTACTCCCGGCAGGTTGAAATCACCGAGAAGAACAATTTTCTTATTTTCGAGCATTGACATTTCATTATTCAGTATCTCTAATACATCCGTTGTGGCATCAGGAGGTCTATAAAGTGTGTACAACATGAAACTCTGGCCCCTGCTAGAGATTTTAACACGCACGCTTTTGATACCTACTACGTCATCTAATAAAACCGCTTGAACACTATCTTTAACTAAAATAGCCACGCCTCTGCCCCTAGCCTGCCGATCTTTACGAAGTACTGTGTAAGAAGGGGGGAATATGTCATTGTCCCATATCtcttcattcagccacgtttctgttaagaCAGCTACATGAGGATCATACAGTAGCAACAAAGTTTCTAAGGattcagttttgtttttcacactgcGGGCATTTGCATTCAATATTCAAACTTGTTTAGGGCTTTTAAAGGCATCATGTCAGTCGCAAGTTAATGTCGATGTATTATTGCGCTGACCTTTTACAAGCGTGTAATGTGCGGTTTTTGTTGCTTTAATACGTTTATTCAGCGTTTCATCCCAATAAAAGTCTGTCGTGAATAAGCGAGACCTTCTTCCTGAGTTTCTTTTCACTTTTAGCACTTTCCCAGAGCAGTTTTCGTTTTCTTAATGTTAATGCGGAGTAGTCATTCTGGACGAATATTAGGCTGCCTTTTAGCTTTTTTTACATTAGcgaagtattcttttttttttttcgttgagatCTTGGAAGTATATGATCACTGGGCGCTTGCCTTTGTGATGTCCAAGTCGATGAATGCGACCAATGAATCTACATTTCACGCCAAGTTTAACTTCGAACACGTCTTTCACAACCTTATCCTTAAGCGACGTTTCTGTTTCATCGGATGATTCGGGTATTCCATGAAATATCAAATTAGATCATCTGCTTCGGTCCTCCAGATCTGTAAGTTTTTTGGCCTGAAAGTTTATGACATGCTCCACTGACTGTAGCACTGCCTGTACTTTATCGGCTTGTCCTGAAGGAAGGAAGGGTTCAGAACTACTTTCGAATACTTTATCGGTAAGTCTTTCTATCGTCTTTTTTATGTCTGCTATTTCTGTCTTTAATTCATTTAAACCACATTGCAAGTCCTTCTGGCCCTGAAGCCGCTCTTGAACAATTTCTTTTTGTGTAAGTACAGGATTCACTTCCACGTCACCGCACAACAGCAACTTCAGCATAAACACACATTTATAAGCAATGCTATAGCACCGTTTGGGGCACGGCAGGACCACTAGGCCAGGACAGTCACTTCGAAACGTACAGTAATGAGAATTAACCTGCAGAACGAAAAACAGTTTCCTGCTTAGTGTAATGGCATTGCCGGGTCCACCGTGCCCAATGAAGTGGTAGTCGTGAGGCATCTGTTTTATATCCTCTGCTGTTGATGACGTCAGGCCTCGTTGGTCAATAGGTGTTGCCAGAAGTTTTGCGCTATCATGCGATGGCGCTAGTTGATTTGTTGACGAGACAGAATTGAAAAGCTGGTATGCATCGTTGGCTTGGCACACCTGACAAGTTGTTGGTAAACCGGCGGCGATTCCCAGCAAACCCTGCAGTAAGAAAAACAGTTTCCTGCTTAGCGTCATGGCATTTCCGGCACCGCCGTGCCCAATGAAGTGGTAGTCAAGAGGCATCTGTTTTATATCCTCGGCTGTTGATGACGTCCCGCCTCGTTGGTTGATAGGTGTCGCCAGAAGTTCCAGACTATCATGCGATGGCGCTAGTTGATTTGATGACGAGATCGAAATTGAAAAGCTGGCATACACTGTTGGCTTGGCACACCTCGTGGCACACCTGACAAGTCGTTGGTAAACCGGGGGCAATTCCCAGCAAACCCTACAGTACGAAAAACAGTTTCCTGTTTAGCGTCATGGCATTGCTgggtccgccgtgcccaatgaCACCTCCATCTCCTCAACTTCTCAATCAGGCTGCAACGTTGGGAAGTCTTTCATCAATTACATTATCTATTGTTGTCACTGAGAGCCTATTTCTTCAGTAATCAATTTGACAAAATTAATGCTTTTAGACCAACTCTATTCATACACAAGGCAGTCGAAACAGTGGTATTTCATTTGGCAAGAACTATATATGTAATTTACGCCCTTGTAGTGGTACTTTGATGCAGCATGTGGGATATGAATGTCCAGCCAATAAAGTCAATGTGTTTAGTACTTTTGTACTCACTTGAGCACACCATATGTCGGAACACTGCAGTAAAATCTTGAAGCTATGAATCTTGTGCGGTCACAAAAAAATTCGTGTCAGAAGAAATTCAGATCGCCAAAAACATGTAGAACTACAGGTTTCCCCACTCACTTTATTCCTACAGCTTTTCCCGCTCACTTcaatccaagtgccagcttaaGTAACCTGCACACCATTAAAATATTCTGAGCACCAACCTATTCAATCTATgagccaaacatttaatccaagcgccaacatactTAATCCAAGTGCTAACTCAATCAGGCCGCGTGCACAAAAAATTTAATCCAAGTACCACTGTGTTTAATCTAATTGCCAACAGCTTTTATTCAGGCGTCAGTCATTTTATTGTCACCTTATTGCGCACTGCTTAAAAGACGAATAAAGGACTAGATGGACACAAGCATCAAGTTTTAACGGAGTTTATTGGACAGACACATGATGTTTTTATGCAATCGCATTTCATGGTtaaaaaagatttgaaaaaatGAATCACAAAAAATTTCACACACAGCACAATAGAAATGACTAGTCATGCCGAGGTCACACACACCTATCACACATCTTGCATTGCGGGTGAAGATACATCATTTCTTTCTGCGTCAGTGCCGAAAAGCCATACTGATGCAGTCATCTTCTAGGCGGATAATGTCGGATGCATCAATTATTTCTCGCGTCATCTGACTAATGTGCCTAACTATCACCTTAGTTTTGAAGAAATCCTACACTTTTGcactacagcattaataataataataatttctgagtAGTAGgctagcattcgctatgctatccttcaacatcattctgagaagcgtggtatccactaaacacttgcaaagaattcagtgccaattgttcatgcagggactgacgacaatgaggaattctGCCTGAAATGAGTATGCGCTACAGTTAaaaggtgatcaagaacaagctcttGTAGTGAGCAGGAGCATTGGGCGATCCACTCATTACGCCCTTCGCATTGTGCGACAGCtggttgtttttttgttgttctaaaactctttataagtcatattaacacGACACCATTCCCGACATAAAACCTgaataaggcaagtttgccaacaagtcctaaGCGCCGACGTGGCTCaatagtagaatactgggctggcacgcagcggactcaAGTTAGAGCCCCACTTTGTCATTGGTATTAGGTTTTTCTGATAATTTCGCGCAAAGTGGTTACCGAAAAGGTGGCGaaagacaactacggcgctgcgcgagacccaagttgtgatctcataagagctttcacAGTAAAATTATTTTAGAGCTTTCTGTAGATGACGCCAATTGTGTCTCTACAACCCGATAGAAAGCACATAAATGGTGGTTATTTCCCGATTTTCGAACAGTTTTTGAAGTTCTCCAGGTTCCCTTTGATGTTGCTGTTCATTGCTGCCAACTCTTTGCAATATCCAACATATTCGATAACCTTCCCTCCTTCAAACACGAATGTTTGCCATGAGCATGCACAGCTGAAGGCTTCTCAATTCGTTTCTCATGCACCATTGCTGCTGAAACGAAGAGCCCTGTGGACTAGAAATCTCTCAGCGGCATTTGCAGCCCCTGAAACACTCAAGCACACCTAGAGCACATCACCTGAGACTGCCGCTTGACTCCGACTACAATGGGCCATTGCCTCAATCGCTTCAATCATGACCGTCAACTTTCCAGGACTGGTTACTGCTTAGCACACCATTGCCATGGCCACTGCTGatctgattgatttgtagggtttaacgcccccaaactaccatatgagtatgagagacgctgtagtggagggctccggaaatttctaccacctgcggttctttaacgtggacctaaatctgagtatatgggcttacaacatttccgcctccattggcaatgcagccgccacagccaagatttgatccagcgacctaagggtcagcagcagagtaccttagccactagaccatcaagGCAGGGCAGCCACTACTGATCTACAAAAATCACTGCAGAAATACCCGAACGACCACCACGGCTTCAGCCACTAGCATGAGGCTTCATATTGGGTGCGATGACCAGAGAAAAAATTGATAAAAGGTTATCCTGCCTCCCAATTTTACTGTGCAccctccccccctcttttttctcTCCCATCCCTCTCTTGATCTTTTACAGCAGTTCTTTGAGAGCAAAGACATGACTAAAGACAGGCCAACAACTTCCCCTTGTGCAAACATTTTGCAGAGTGATGCCAAATCCGATACTAAAAAAGTGAGCTGCTAGGCTAATAAGGGCACttgcttgggtgagttggtagCAATTCATTGTTGCAGTGCTTAAAAGACGAATATTTCAGATGAAGGACTAGACAGACACAAGTGCAATGCGCTTGTGTTCGTCTAATCCTTCTTCTGAGGCGTTCGTCTTTTAAGCAGTGCTCAATAACGAAACAATGCTAAGTTAACTTGGTATACCATTTCAATCTGTACCTGTAGCATTCACTGCTTCACCCATACAGTGAAACTGACTCTTTTTCATTTATGAAACGGCAAATGCAGAGACATACCTGGAGAAGCACCTTGTGGCTCTGTTTGTGTAGCACTAGTTGACAAAAGCTTCTTTTCATCTGCTTCTGATGCTTCTTCACAATGGGTCGGTAGCCGCACTTGAACGTATTTATCGATGATATGGCCAAGCTCACATGCTGCTTCTGGTGATGTTGCTACGGGTTTTCCCGACTCAAGAGCCAGATTCCATGCTTCATGATGTACAGGCTCTGTTTCAACGTCGTTCTGAAATAAATTGACCAGTGTTGTTACGAGTGAACAAGCCATCGATTATTGCCAAGTAAAGTAACGAAAGCCATAGCCTCCACTATCTGTTTCCAAACAATGACTTGGTCCTAATGTGTGCCCGATGCTCGTGTTTACAGATAGCAACTGTCCAGGAAGCTGCGACAGTGCATAAAAATATAAATTATGAATACATAAACAACCAAACAGGAAGTTGAGATAATTACTAAAATAAACATTTTTCACTAATGTTTAAATAATTTAGTGAAACCACTTATACCATTGTAGAATTGCATGTTAAACATGTTTCAAAAGCTTTGTCTTTTGTAATTGCCGTCAATTCTGCACAGTCAAGCTAACACCAAAGGCGTCTGAGCCAAAAACCAAAGGCGTCTGTGCATCAAAGCAAATAAGGTACGAAACAAGCCTAATGCTTTTGAACATCAACACGTGTGTAgcaacccagaaaaaaaaaaaacacaccttcCTACTTGCCAAAAACATATGCAACAGTACCTGCAGCCCCTGTCAGGGACTGTTGCGTACGTTTTCGGCAAGTaggaaggtgttttttttttctggtttgttACACACGTGTTGATGTTCAATATCATTAGGCTTGTTTCGTACCTTATTTGCTTTGATGCACAGATGCCTTTGGTTTTCCACGTGACCGGGTTgaatgcttgatatatgtgcttgtatcttccaataaagtttagttgcgagttcagcgtggtgtcgtctctttctctgtccttgtctatatttgtgtgctgtttttttttttccccaagtatgaaccaccaactaccCCAACTTTCACTATTATTGCTCTATTCTTTCTTGCTCCTTTTCCTGATGTCAAGCCTTTTCTAGTGTTTCAAGCTGTTGCGTTCATTTCTTTACAGATGCACATTTCTGTCGCTGGTTTTATGTCAAAAACTTGCAACGTCTGGTTGCTCTGCTCGATCAGGCCCAGCGAGTCGCAAAGGCCAGAGGGGCTCTGGACTAGGGGAACCACCCACCTTCTTCTTAATTCCCTCTAGTACAATAAAGTCTCTACTACTGCTACCACTAAAGGTTAAAATATTGCAAAATGAAGAAAACGACAAAAATACGCATCCTGCTCAAATGGTTCCTAGAAACCATGCATTAGACGCCAAG
The sequence above is drawn from the Rhipicephalus microplus isolate Deutch F79 chromosome 3, USDA_Rmic, whole genome shotgun sequence genome and encodes:
- the LOC142804046 gene encoding uncharacterized protein LOC142804046 isoform X2, which gives rise to MPAPCSANACSSIGARLDNDVETEPVHHEAWNLALESGKPVATSPEAACELGHIIDKYVQVRLPTHCEEASEADEKKLLSTSATQTEPQGASPGVDQLQRGRV